A single region of the Oleispira antarctica RB-8 genome encodes:
- a CDS encoding Prolipoprotein diacylglyceryl transferase family protein — MLTYPDIDPIALSIGPIAGYGPLEIHWYGLMYLIGFAAAMLLANYRAKQPGSNWTKDQVSDLIFYGAMGVILGGRAGYVLFYNFGQFLDNPVWLFQIWTGGMSFHGGLLGVLVALWLFGRKYKKGFFEVADFTAPLVPIGLMTGRIGNFIGGELWGRVTDGPWGMVFPGGGPDPRHPSQLYQAALEGLALFLIVWWFSSRPRPQKAVGAVFMIGYGCFRFIVEFVRQPDSHIGFDLFGWMSRGQLLSVPMVLFGIALLWWSYKQQDQLQPIVTAKKSVK, encoded by the coding sequence ATGTTAACGTATCCAGATATCGATCCCATCGCGTTGTCCATTGGGCCTATTGCAGGCTATGGGCCTTTAGAAATTCATTGGTACGGTTTGATGTACCTGATTGGTTTTGCGGCGGCTATGCTGCTGGCCAATTATCGCGCTAAGCAGCCCGGTTCAAATTGGACTAAAGATCAGGTTAGTGACTTAATCTTCTATGGTGCCATGGGAGTCATTCTAGGTGGCCGTGCGGGCTATGTTTTATTTTATAATTTTGGTCAGTTCCTAGATAACCCAGTTTGGTTATTTCAAATTTGGACGGGCGGCATGTCGTTCCACGGTGGTCTGCTTGGGGTGCTGGTGGCGTTATGGTTATTTGGGCGCAAATATAAAAAAGGCTTCTTTGAAGTGGCTGATTTTACCGCGCCGTTAGTACCTATTGGTTTAATGACAGGTCGTATCGGTAATTTTATCGGTGGCGAACTCTGGGGTCGTGTGACTGATGGCCCTTGGGGTATGGTATTCCCAGGTGGTGGTCCAGATCCGCGTCATCCTTCTCAGTTATATCAAGCAGCCTTGGAAGGGTTGGCACTGTTCTTAATCGTATGGTGGTTCTCTAGTCGACCTCGCCCGCAAAAGGCCGTAGGTGCGGTATTTATGATCGGTTACGGTTGCTTCCGTTTTATTGTCGAATTTGTACGTCAGCCCGACTCGCACATAGGCTTTGATTTATTCGGTTGGATGAGCCGTGGTCAGTTGCTTTCGGTACCGATGGTCTTATTCGGAATTGCCTTATTGTGGTGGTCTTATAAGCAGCAAGATCAGCTACAGCCTATTGTCACGGCTAAAAAAAGCGTTAAGTAA